The genomic window TCAACCCGGCGATCTCGCTGAGCACCTCGGGGGTCGACGCATCGACGCTGCCCTCGGTCTTGGCGCCGACTTCACCTGCCTTTTGGAACGCGATGATGGTCTCGATACGCTCCGGCGCCACGCCCAAGTCGACCGCCAGCTGCACGTAGTCGGGTCCGAACAAGTCGATGAATGCATCGATCCCGTCGGGCGCGGCGTCGCGTAACCGCTGCGCCAAACCGTCCCCGTAGACGATGGGCGTAACACCGTGGGCGCGCAGCCACTCAGCGTTGCCGGGCCCGGCGATGCCCAGGACCCGTACGTCGCGGTGCACCAGCAGCTGCACCACCAGAGTGCCCACCCCGCCCGCAGCGGCCGAGACGGCGACCGTCTCACCCGGTTGCGGTGCGACGGCACGCACCGCCGCGTACGCCGTAGCGCCGACCACATACAGCGAACCCGCCACCTCCCAACTCAACTCGGGCGGTTTACGGATCAACTGCGTCACCGGGACGGCAGTGTGGGTGGCGTGGCTGGACCGGCGCAAGCTGAACCCCAACACCTCGTCGCCGACGGCGAACTCGCTGACCTCGGGTCCAACGGTGGTCACGATCCCGGCCAGGTCACTACCCTCCCCGGAGGGGAAGGTCGCGGGGAACATCTCGTGCATTGCTCCGAGCCGGATTGCGGCCTCGCCGGGATTGATGCCGGCGGCCCGAACCTCGACGACCACCTCGCCCGGTGCGGGCGTCGGCATGTCGATGTTCGTCACGTACAGCACATCTCGTCCACCGTAACGGTCGAAACGCACGGCGCGGGCGGTCTCGGCGGTCATCTCCCAACCCCCTCGATCAGTCCGAGCAATTGCAAGTCCGCGACGTACTTGTCGATCAGCGCGGGCGACAAATGCGGAATGTGTTGATCTGGACCGATCTTGGCCGCCTGGACCGCCTCGCGGAAGACGTCGGTGGGAGCGGGCGCGCCGCGCAGCGGCCGCTCCGGCTGACGGTAGGCCTCCAACAGCGGTAACACCGAGTACTGACGCTGCTTGTCGGGCAAGGCACGAAGCGCTGTCTCGAAACGGCCACGCCATTGGTCGTAGTCGTCGATGCGGCGGATGTCGTGGCCGGCGGCGATCAGCCAGTCGACGAACACGTCCAGTGAGACACCGTCGTCGTGCGGGTTCATGACGTCGAACGAGCGGTACATTCCAGCTTCGGCTGAGTCTTCGCCCAGTGTGGTGACCGATTCGGCGACGAAGTCGGCGGGCAGGCCATCGTAATGCGCCCGAGCGCGCCGCCCTGGATCGTCGGACTGGTAGAAAGACCACGGCGCAATACCGGTGACCAGCAGGCTGAAGATCAGGCGGGTGAACATATCCGGGACATTGAGCTGTCCCGCGAACTGGCTGTGGGCCAGGATCATGTCGGAACGGAACACCGCGACGGGTAGGCCGCACAGATCGTGTGCTTCACGCAGCAATACCTCGCCGGCCCACTTGCTGTTGGCGTACCCGTTGGCGTAACTGGAATCGACGGGCCGCACCGCGCTGATTTCCCGGATGTCCCCGTCCTCGTCGAATTCGCCTGCGGGCACAGGCATCGCCACCGCGACGGTCGACAGGTAGGTGACGGGCTTGATGCGCGCGGTGATCGCCAGTCGGATCAACTCGGCCGTGCCCACCACATTGGGCCCGAACAGCTGGTCGTAGGGCAGGACGTGGTTGACCAGCGCGGCCGGGTGGACGATCATGTCCACGGTCTGCGCCAGCCTCTCCCAGGTAGCTTGATCCAGACCGAGATTCGGCTCACCGATGTCGCCGGGGATGACCTCGAGGTGATGGGCGGCCAATTCCTCGAACCGCTGCACCAACTGCAAGTCGCCGCTGCCGAAGACATCGGCCAACCGGGCACGGGCCGCTTCGGTGTCGTTGCCGCGCACGACGGCGATCAACTTCCCGCCACGCTCGGACAGCCGTTGCAGCCACTCCAAGGTGAGGAACCGGCCGAGATACCCGTTGGCCCCGGTCAACAGCACGGTGTGTGGAGAACCGGCTGCTCGGGGCAGCGTGGGCGCTTGGGCCAATGTCGCGGGGTCGATGAATTTGGTTAAGGTGAGCTCCGCCGCGCGCACCTGCGTCGCGCCCTTCCCGTGCACCGACGCGAAGGTAGGCCGCTTGGAGACGGATTGCTGTTCGCCTGCAACGTAATCGGCCAATGACTGAAGATCAGTGGTAGGACCGATGATCAGGCCTACCGGCACCTCCACATCGAAAATGTCCTGCAGAAGATTCGAAAAGGTCAACGCCGACAGGGAGTCACCACCGAGATCCATGAAGTGTGCATCCGGCGCCGGCGGGCCACTCACCAGTCCCAACAAGGCCTCCGCGGCGCGGGTCAACGTGTCGATCA from Mycobacterium kubicae includes these protein-coding regions:
- a CDS encoding NADP-dependent oxidoreductase — encoded protein: MTAETARAVRFDRYGGRDVLYVTNIDMPTPAPGEVVVEVRAAGINPGEAAIRLGAMHEMFPATFPSGEGSDLAGIVTTVGPEVSEFAVGDEVLGFSLRRSSHATHTAVPVTQLIRKPPELSWEVAGSLYVVGATAYAAVRAVAPQPGETVAVSAAAGGVGTLVVQLLVHRDVRVLGIAGPGNAEWLRAHGVTPIVYGDGLAQRLRDAAPDGIDAFIDLFGPDYVQLAVDLGVAPERIETIIAFQKAGEVGAKTEGSVDASTPEVLSEIAGLIATGAVDFDIAATFPLDRVADAYEVLEQRHTHGKIVLVP